Proteins encoded together in one Scheffersomyces stipitis CBS 6054 chromosome 5, complete sequence window:
- the PHO12 gene encoding acid phosphatase (go_function acid phosphatase activity), translating into MVSISKLLYSGLVFAPQNQFSDVASPELASKQQFNIVKYLAAAGPYIQGPGFGISTDTPDQCTVESVQLYMRHGERFPGLSVGQSHKAVVDKLQSYKGTFKGDLAFLNEYEYYVPNEDLYEYENTPINSPGPYTGYDNAVKAGSGFRAKYNDLFDADEKLPLFIAASARVQQTAEFFAEGFLGSAFSNDTINRVVVNEDKSFGLNSLVPRWGCPAYNGSAHAADVAKFPNTYLNNIVDRFTTANPGLNVTASDVNQLFAICAYEMDCKGYSPFCGIFTQDEYVTYGYANDLNFYYSSGPGGDHSVHAGSVQLNATLALLKDDSSKNKIWLTFTHDTDIELFSSALGLFDTVEPLPFDRVRLTDTYHHVDITPMGGRFVTEKLACGNETYVRFIVNDAVVPVKNCADGPGFSCSLDNFEKYVNSRIGDIDIVKDCKVPEGVPTELTFYWDYTEVNYNATAQRIVA; encoded by the coding sequence ATGGTGTCTATTTCTAAGCTTCTTTACTCCGGTCTCGTATTTGCGCCTCAGAACCAATTCAGCGATGTCGCTTCTCCGGAGTTGGCTTCGAAGCAACAATTCAATATCGTTAAATACttggctgctgctggtcCATATATTCAAGGTCCTGGTTTTGGTATTTCTACTGACACTCCCGATCAATGTACTGTTGAGCTGGTGCAATTGTACATGAGACACGGTGAAAGATTCCCTGGTTTGTCTGTCGGACAGAGTCACAAGGCTGTTGTCGATAAGCTTCAATCGTACAAGGGTACATTCAAAGGAGACTTAGCTTTTCTTAACGAATACGAATACTACGTTCCAAACGAAGACTTGTATGAGTACGAAAACACTCCCATTAACTCCCCAGGTCCATATACTGGTTACGACAATGCTGTAAAAGCTGGTTCCGGATTCAGAGCCAAGTACAACGACTTGTTCGATGCCGACGAGAAGCTCCCATTGTTCATTGCTGCCTCAGCCAGAGTTCAGCAGACAGCTGAATTCTTTGCTGAAGGTTTCCTCGGCAGCGCATTCTCCAATGACACTATCAACAGAGTTGTTGTGAATGAAGACAAGTCATTTGGCCTTAACTCATTGGTTCCACGTTGGGGCTGTCCAGCCTATAATGGTAGTGCCCATGCTGCCGATGTGGCCAAGTTTCCAAATACTTACCTAAACAACATTGTCGACAGATTCACCACTGCTAACCCTGGCTTGAACGTCACTGCTTCGGATGTCAACCAGTTGTTCGCTATATGTGCGTATGAAATGGACTGCAAGGGGTACTCTCCATTCTGTGGTATTTTTACTCAAGATGAATACGTTACCTATGGCTACGCTAACGACTTAAACTTCTACTACTCCTCTGGTCCAGGTGGTGATCACTCTGTCCACGCAGGTTCCGTCCAGTTGAATGCCACTTTGgccttgttgaaggatGACAGCAGCAAGAATAAGATCTGGTTGACCTTCACACACGATACCGATATTGAACTATTCTCCAGTGCATTGGGATTGTTCGACACTGTTGAGCCATTGCCTTTTGACAGAGTCAGACTTACAGACACCTACCACCACGTTGATATTACCCCAATGGGTGGTCGCTTCGTCACCGAAAAATTAGCCTGCGGAAACGAAACCTATGTCAGATTCATCGTTAACGACGCCGTTGTTCCTGTCAAGAACTGTGCTGATGGTCCAGGCTTTTCTTGTAGTCTTGACAACTTCGAAAAGTACGTCAACAGCAGGATCGGTGACATCGACATCGTCAAGGACTGTAAAGTACCCGAAGGAGTACCAACTGAGTTGACTTTCTACTGGGACTACACAGAAGTTAACTACAACGCTACTGCTCAACGTATC
- the SDCG1 gene encoding conserved hypothetical protein Predicted RNA-binding protein (similar to Serologically defined colon cancer antigen 1 (Antigen NY-CO-1) [homo sapiens]) encodes MKQRITGLDLQIITRELVASIANYRLQNIYNLAGSNRQYVLKFSVPDSKKIVVLDCGNRVHLTDFDRPTTPAPSNFVSKLRKHLKTRRLSGIKQVGNDRVLVLEFSDGLFYLVLEFFSAGNVLLLDDNLKILSLQRNVKEKGENDKYAVNEIYKMFDKSLFSEDFKYEKRDYNVDEIKAWIKEQRIKVENQSQEPSSGKKSKVFSIHKLLFVNVSHLSSDLILKNLQNAGISGSSSCFEFAEDNEKLSTIVGALDKSEQEYISFISAGDNEQTNGFIVSKKNPLYNPSEEHSDNDLEYVYDEFHPFKPFKKNLEGYKFTEIEGYNKTLDTFFSALESTKFALKIEQQKQNANKRLENARSERNKQIQSLIQQQETNSKKGDTIIYHADLVASCISAIQKMLDKQMDWGNIEAIVKHEQSSGNEIMSTIKLPLNLNENKINLVLPDPEHISYSEDDNSDNSDSDSESDSQSESESESESESESESENDSDSDSDLEMTRKKAKSPRESSKEKKKKVPHTLSVWIDLSLSPYANARLYFESKKSAESKKEKVEKNTEMALKNAERKIKQDLAHNLKNEHDTLKQLRPKYWFEKFYWFVSSEGYLCLAGRDPSQTDMIYYRFFNDNDFFVSAEMEGSLKVFVKNPFKGESVPPYTLMQAGNFAKSTSTAWSGKVSTSAWVLHGSDVSKKDFDGSLLAGGEFNYKSKKEFLPPTQLTMGFGLYLLGDEETAQKYTKLRVNKEVEHGFKVVMDNKKKDLEDLIKQLETSELGEDNLEGAAVENDEKTETAKDNKNGSSEPEESNESDDIVSIQSSVSEAGKNNSTRVRGKKAKLKKMAQKYADQDEEERRLRMTALGTLHQVEQQQKEKEIELQKAAEKEKEKYRESAAVQRRKKEQQRELQRYLEDENEDEASAMNYLEILDSFLAKPQPNDKFSAIVPVFGPWSALQKLKYKVKIQPGSGKKGKCINDSMHYFTTRKEDSTSTDTDLDWPAERQLINESKPNDLLGVFTVGKVKLVLPGGQDSNNKMKASKKPAKKGGKKK; translated from the exons ATGAAG CAAAGAATCACCGGTCTAGACCTCCAGATCATCACCCGTGAATTGGTAGCTTCTATAGCAAACTACAGATTACAGAATATTTACAACCTTGCAGGCTCAAATAGACAGTATgtgttgaagttctctgTTCCAGACTCTAAGAAGATCGTAGTTTTAGACTGCGGAAATCGTGTTCATTTAACCGATTTTGATCGTCCTACCACGCCAGCTCCTTCCAATTTTGTTAGCAAGTTGAGAAAGCacttgaagacaagaagattgtCAGGTATCAAACAGGTTGGAAATGACAGAGTGCTTGTATTAGAGTTCAGCGATGGATTGTTCTACTTGGtgttggaatttttcagtgcTGGAAACGTTTTGCTCTTGGatgacaacttgaagatacTCTCGTTGCAGAGAAATGTAAAAGAAAAAGGCGAAAACGACAAATATGCCGTAAAcgaaatctacaaaatgTTTGACAAGTCTCTTTTTAGTGAAGACTTCAAATACGAGAAGCGTGATTACAATGTAGACGAAATCAAAGCTTGGATTAAAGAGCAGAGAATCAAGGTAGAAAACCAACTGCAAGAGCCATCTTCAGGTAAAAAGAGTAAAGTATTTTCCATTCACAAGTTGCTCTTTGTAAATGTTAGTCATTTATCTAGTGATTTGATTTTAAAAAATTTGCAGAATGCTGGCATAAGTGGCTCGTCTAGCTGTTTCGAGTTTGCAGAAGACAATGAGAAACTATCCACGATTGTCGGTGCCTTGGATAAGTCTGAACAGGAGTACATTTCATTTATCTCTGCTGGGGACAACGAGCAAACTAATGGATTTATTGTATCCAAAAAGAATCCTTTGTACAATCCTTCTGAAGAGCATAGTGACAATGACCTCGAATATGTCTATGACGAGTTTCATCCCTTCAAGCctttcaagaagaatttaGAAGGATATAAGTTCACTGAAATAGAAGGTTACAATAAGACTTTGGATACATTCTTTTCTGCTCTTGAATCTACCAAATTTGCATTAAAGATCGAACAACAGAAGCAGAATGCCAATAAAAGATTGGAAAACGCTCGTAgtgaaagaaacaaacaGATACAGTCCTTGATCCAACAGCAGGAGACAAACTCCAAGAAAGGGGATACTATCATTTATCATGCTGATTTAGTAGCATCGTGTATTTCAGCCATACAGAAAATGCTAGACAAGCAAATGGATTGGGGTAACATAGAAGCCATTGTCAAACATGAGCAAAGTAGTGGCAACGAGATTATGTCTACAATCAAGTTGCCTCTCAATCTTAACGAGAACAAAATTAACTTGGTATTGCCAGATCCGGAACATATTTCATATTCCGAAGATGATAATTCTGACAATTCTGATAGCGATTCTGAATCGGATTCGCAGTCGGAGTCGGAGTCTGAATCTGAGTCcgaatcagaatcagaaagCGAAAATGATTCAGATAGCGATTCCGATTTGGAGATGACTCGTAAGAAGGCAAAATCTCCAAGAGAATCTtccaaagaaaaaaagaagaaggttcCACATACCCTTTCCGTTTGGATTGATTTGTCTTTGTCGCCTTATGCCAATGCAAGATTGTATTTCGAAAGCAAGAAGAGTGCTGAAagcaagaaagaaaaggtGGAGAAGAATACTGAAATGGCTCTTAAGAATGCTGAAAGAAAGATCAAACAAGATTTGGCTCATaacttgaaaaatgaacaCGACACTTTGAAACAGTTGAGACCAAAGTATTGGTTTGAGAAGTTCTACTGGTTTGTTTCTAGTGAAGGCTATTTATGTTTGGCAGGGAGAGACCCTTCTCAAACTGATATGATTTACTAcagattcttcaatgaCAATGACTTCTTTGTGTCAGCTGAGATGGAAGGCTCCTTGAAGGTGTTCGTCAAGAATCCTTTCAAGGGTGAAAGTGTTCCTCCATATACTTTGATGCAAGCCGGTAACTTCGCCAAGTCTACATCCACTGCTTGGAGCGGAAAGGTGTCTACATCTGCTTGGGTATTACATGGGTCTGATGTGTCCAAGAAAGATTTCGATGGCTCATTATTAGCAGGTGGTGAGTTTAACTATaagtcaaagaaagagTTCTTACCACCAACTCAATTGACTATGGGATTTGGTCTCTACTTATTGGGTGACGAAGAAACTGCTCAAAAGTATACAAAACTCAGAGTTAATAAAGAAGTGGAGCACGGTTTTAAGGTCGTAATGGataacaagaagaaagacttggaagacttgatcaagCAGTTGGAAACTTCTGAACTAGGAGAAGACAATTTAGAAGGTGCAGCTGTagaaaatgatgaaaaaACAGAAACAGCTAAAGATAATAAAAACGGTAGCCTGGAGCCAGAAGAGTCAAATGAAAGTGACGACATTGTTTCAATTCAGTCTTCTGTAAGTGAAGCAGGCAAAAATAATTCTACCAGAGTGAGAGGGAAGAAAgcaaaattgaagaaaatggcacAAAAATATGCGgatcaagatgaagaagaaagaagattgagaatGACTGCATTAGGAACTTTGCACCAAGTCGAGCAGCAGCAAAAGGAGAAAGAAATCGAACTTCAGAAAGCTgctgaaaaagaaaaggaaaagtacCGAGAATCGGCAGCTGTCCAAAGGCGCaagaaagaacaacaaagagaattgCAACGTtacttggaagatgaaaacgaagacgaagctAGTGCAATGAATTATCTTGAGATCTTGGATTCTTTCCTTGCTAAGCCACAACCAAACGATAAATTTTCCGCCATTGTCCCCGTATTTGGACCATGGTCCGCATTGCAGAAATTAAAATACAAAGTCAAGATTCAACCCGGTTCAGGAAAGAAAGGGAAGTGTATCAACGACTCGATGCATTACTTCACCACCCGTAAAGAGGATAGCACTAGTACAGATACCGATTTGGACTGGCCAGCCGAAAGACAATTGATCAATGAGAGCAAGcccaacgacttgttgggAGTCTTTACGGTCGGAAAAGTCAAGTTGGTACTTCCTGGTGGACAGGACAGTAACAATAAGATGAAGGCTTCCAAAAAGCCGGCCAAAAAAGGTGGGAAAAAGAAGTAG
- the HST2 gene encoding putative histone deacetylase-like protein (NAD-dependent deacetylase HST2 (Homologous to SIR2 protein 2)~go_component chromatin silencing complex~go_function DNA binding~go_process chromatin silencing; regulation of transcription, DNA-dependent~go_component chromatin silencing complex~go_function DNA binding~go_process chromatin silencing; regulation of transcription, DNA-dependent) yields the protein MSADLEKKLRPLVDAIQSGKKITFFNGAGVSTSAGIPDFRSPKTGLYANLAKLDLPYAEAVFDIDYFRENPKAFYTLTQELYPGKFAPTKFHYFVKLVQDKKLLKRVYTQNIDTLERLAGVEDEYIVEAHGSFARNHCIDCSEEMSTETLIEHMNNKDKNEGIPTCSACKGYVKPDIVFFGEGLPSRFFDLWDEDSDEVEVALVAGTSLTVYPFASLPAEVGKKTLRVLVNKENVGDFKAGKRRSDLVLLHDCDYVAEKLCELLNWKDELDAYIEEATKKYSKNKETAAELAEEITEEIKEVIEKMSPAAETKEEELEDQISKLKI from the coding sequence ATGTCTGCGGACCTTGAAAAGAAGCTCCGACCGCTCGTAGATGCCATCCAATCGGGCAAAAAGATCACGTTTTTCAATGGTGCTGGAGTTTCTACCAGTGCAGGGATTCCAGATTTCAGATCTCCGAAGACAGGACTCTATGCCAATTTGGCAAAACTCGATTTGCCGTATGCGGAGGCAGTTTTTGATATCGACTACTTTAGAGAGAATCCAAAGGCTTTTTATACTTTGACCCAAGAATTGTATCCTGGCAAATTTGCTCCCACCAAATTCCACTACTTCGTAAAATTGGTTCaggacaagaagttgttgaaaagagTCTACACTCAGAATATTGATACATTGGAAAGACTAGCAGGTGTAGAGGATGAATACATTGTAGAAGCGCATGGGTCTTTCGCGCGCAATCATTGCATAGACTGTTCAGAAGAGATGTCTACCGAGACGTTGATAGAGCACATGAACAATAAGGATAAGAACGAAGGTATTCCTACATGTTCAGCATGTAAGGGATATGTGAAACCAGatattgttttctttggcGAAGGCTTGCCTTCAAGGTTTTTTGACTTATGGGATGAAGACTCCGAcgaagtagaagtagcATTAGTAGCTGGAACGTCTTTGACTGTATACCCATTTGCTTCTTTACCTGCAGAAGTAGGCAAGAAAACGTTGAGAGTTTTGGTTAACAAGGAGAACGTAGGTGACTTCAAAGCTGGTAAAAGACGGTCAGATTTAGTACTTCTACACGATTGCGACTATGTagctgaaaagttgtgtGAACTCTTGAACTGGAAGGATGAACTTGATGCCTACATTGAAGAGGCTACGAAGAAGTATTCCAAGAATAAGGAAACAGCGGCAGAACTAGCTGAAGAGATCACCGAGGAAATAAAGGAGGTAATAGAAAAGATGTCTCCGGCAGcagaaacaaaagaagaagaattagaagATCAAATCagcaaattgaagatttaA
- a CDS encoding predicted protein — protein MSEFCEYSLANSLSPQSFIKYSKWHDNACDETFEYYREVSNQPKTLRIIRFDYDNYYISHIDLYTIVEASLIVDNQIETYPRNASGRHDFALYAKSKFGQILTPRSLNAFDLWMEHRSEEFRNCYNCFEVQLSFYGEALKFVHFKHVSQEHIYLDCEHDQERWFYNTQEQFYLRRKKNADKEKEFLHRLVQRFISSL, from the coding sequence ATGTCTGAATTCTGCGAATACTCACTTGCCAATTCATTATCACCTCAGTCATTCATTAAATACAGCAAATGGCATGATAATGCTTGCGATGAGACTTTCGAGTACTATCGGGAAGTCTCAAACCAACCTAAAACACTTCGAATCATTCGTTTTGACTATGACAACTACTACATTAGCCATATTGATCTTTATACTATTGTTGAAGCAAGTTTAATAGTCGATAACCAAATTGAAACCTATCCCAGGAACGCCTCTGGCAGACATGACTTTGCACTCTATGCAAAATCCAAATTTGGACAAATTTTAactccaagatctttgaaTGCGTTCGACTTATGGATGGAACACAGAAGTGAAGAATTTAGAAATTGCTATAACTGCTTTGAAGTTCAGCTTTCGTTCTATGGCGAGGCATTGAAGTTTGTTCATTTCAAGCATGTTTCACAGGAACACATCTACTTAGATTGTGAACATGATCAAGAAAGATGGTTCTATAATACTCAAGAACAGTTTTATCTccgaagaaagaaaaatgcAGATAAGGAGAAAGAGTTTTTGCACCGCTTGGTTCAGAGGTTCATAAGTAGTTTATAG
- a CDS encoding predicted protein, with translation MYPPSSGGFEAAVPDFHISNYSKGEKYSSRTGVGALPNLPYSLPVGSPSGSSNHNNDDELNSPNHLSPENSYVEFDLSHMNGPYSNRYGNGTGTSEDLNSFVSEKRVTSTSRLGSAETSPLNVRDSLPGLDDILGEDVTIEVDDINFKDKENEP, from the coding sequence ATGTATCCGCCCAGTTCCGGCGGTTTCGAAGCAGCTGTGCCTGACTTCCATATTAGCAACTATTCCAAGGGAGAGAAGTACTCCAGCAGAACCGGAGTAGGAGCCTTACCAAATTTACCCTACTCTTTACCTGTGGGATCTCCATCCGGAAGTAGCAATCACAATAACGACGATGAGTTGAATTCTCCTAACCATCTTTCTCCAGAAAACAGCTATGTAGAGTTTGATTTAAGTCACATGAATGGACCATACAGCAACAGATATGGAAACGGTACTGGAACTTCTGAAGATCTCAACAGTTTTGTTAGTGAAAAACGAGTGACAAGTACGAGCAGATTGGGTTCTGCTGAAACAAGTCCCTTGAATGTTAGAGATTCTCTACCCGGACTTGATGATATACTTGGAGAAGACGTCACCATTGAAGTAGATgatatcaatttcaaagacaaagaaaatgagCCG
- the SYF2 gene encoding henylalanyl-tRNA synthetase beta chain (Phenylalanine--tRNA ligase beta chain) (PheRS) (henylalanyl-tRNA synthetase beta chain (Phenylalanine--tRNA ligase beta chain) (PheRS) (SYFB)), with product MPTIPVDKQDLYDLLGQSYTTEEFDELCFEYGLELDEDTTDDCQPGERPQLKIEVPANRYDLLCIEGIAQALNEFLGRAEAPKYTLKPSSPIVTLTIKETTAGVRPYAAGAILRNIKFDQRRYESFIALQDKLHSNICRNRTLVAIGTHDLDTLSAPFTYEGLTHEDISFVPLNQEKLLNGKQLMEFYDKDKNIGKYLHIIRDNDRYPYMLDSNRTVASLPPIINSNHSKITLDTKNVFIDITGTDRTKTDIVLNQVVAMFSAYCETPFEIEPVQVISEHNGESRITPNVTPRLAQAEIEYINSCTGLNYDAQGICDLLKKMSLVAKPSSTKGLIDVEIPITRPDVLHQCDIMEDVAVAYGFNKLTKTKPQSESLVASPLPVNKISDILRLASSQSGYLEVLPLTLCSHDENFKFLRTVDDNTRAVKLENPKTVEYQVVRTTLLPGILKTIKENRKHSLPIRVFEAGDIVLKNPELERGAYNQRNWSAIYAGKTSGFEFVQGLLGKIMQTMRTPWLENPKENKSRGYWIEEDKENPTFFPGRGAKVFFRNAEGAAEQEIGAIGVLHPEVMTAFEIPYAASSVEINAEVFL from the coding sequence ATGCCTACCATCCCTGTTGACAAGCAAGATCTCTATGACCTCTTGGGCCAGAGTTACACCACTGAGGAGTTCGACGAATTGTGCTTCGAATATGGTTTGGAACTTGACGAAGACACCACTGACGATTGTCAGCCTGGAGAGAGACCTCAGTTGAAGATTGAGGTCCCAGCCAACAGATACGACTTGTTATGTATCGAAGGGATTGCCCAGGCCTTAAATGAGTTTTTAGGAAGAGCCGAGGCCCCAAAGTACACCTTGAAGCCATCGAGTCCTATAGTTACTTTGACTATTAAGGAAACCACTGCAGGTGTTCGTCCATATGCTGCTGGAGCCATCTTGAGAAACATCAAGTTTGACCAGCGTCGTTATGAGTCTTTCATTGCCTTGCAAGACAAGTTGCACTCGAACATCTGTCGTAACAGAACACTTGTAGCTATTGGTACTCACGACTTGGACACTTTGAGTGCTCCTTTCACGTATGAAGGTTTGACCCATGAAGATATCAGCTTTGTGCCTTTGAACCAGGAAAAGTTACTTAACGGTAAACAATTGATGGAGTTCTACGATAAGGACAAGAACATTGGCAAGTACTTGCACATCATCAGAGACAACGACAGATACCCTTACATGTTGGACTCCAACAGAACCGTAGCCTCTTTGCCTCCCATCATCAACTCGAATCACTCCAAGATTACATTGGACACCAAGAACGTCTTTATTGACATTACAGGAACTGACAGAACCAAAACGGATATTGTTCTTAACCAGGTCGTAGCCATGTTTTCTGCCTACTGTGAGACAccttttgaaattgaaccTGTTCAGGTAATAAGTGAACATAACGGAGAATCACGTATTACTCCTAATGTCACACCAAGATTGGCACAGGCAGAGATTGAATACATCAATTCATGTACTGGTTTGAACTACGATGCCCAGGGCATCTgtgacttgttgaagaagatgtctCTTGTTGCCAAGCCATCTTCTACTAAAGGACTTATTGACGTAGAGATTCCCATCACCAGACCAGACGTTTTGCACCAATGTGACATTATGGAAGACGTTGCTGTCGCCTACggcttcaacaagttgacaaAGACAAAGCCACAAAGTGAGTCTTTAGTTGCTTCTCCATTACCAGTGAATAAGATCTCTGACATCTTGAGATTGGCCTCGTCACAATCGGGTTACTTAGAAGTGTTGCCTCTTACGTTGTGTTCTCACGACgaaaatttcaagtttttgaGAACTGTGGACGACAACACTAGAGCCgtcaagttggaaaaccCCAAGACCGTAGAGTACCAAGTAGTCAGAACCACGTTGTTGCCAGGTATCTTGAAGACAATAAAGGAGAACAGAAAGCATTCTTTGCCTATCAGAGTCTTTGAGGCCGGCGATATCGTTTTGAAGAACCCAGAGTTGGAAAGAGGTGCCTACAACCAACGTAACTGGTCAGCTATCTACGCCGGAAAGACGTCTGGTTTCGAGTTTGTGCAAGGTTTGTTGGGCAAAATAATGCAGACTATGAGAACTCCCTGGTTAGAAAACCCCAAGGAAAACAAGAGCAGAGGCTACTGgatagaagaagacaaagaaaaccCTACCTTCTTCCCTGGCAGAGGTGCCAAGGTTTTCTTTAGAAACGCCGAAGGTGCTgcagaacaagaaattggtgCCATTGGTGTTTTGCACCCAGAGGTGATGACAGCATTTGAGATTCCTTATGCTGCTTCATCTGTGGAAATCAACGCTGAAGTATTCTTGTAG
- the SEC4 gene encoding GTP-binding protein (involved in transport and fusion of post-Golgi secretory vesicles to the plasma membrane~go_function GTP binding~go_process small GTPase mediated signal transduction~go_function GTP binding~go_process small GTPase mediated signal transduction), with amino-acid sequence MSTRAAPSRSYDMIMKLLLVGDSGVGKSCLLLRFVEDKFNPSFITTIGIDFKIRTIESKGKKIKLQVWDTAGQERFRTITTAYYRGAMGIVLIYDVTDSRSFENVDNWFQTVTQHANEDAQIFLVGNKCDDESNRQVSKEQGQELASKLNIPFLEASAKSNENVDSIFYELAGIIQDKHVDEQTTSGSAGGIDVSSSSKSGIKNNCC; translated from the coding sequence ATGAGTACCAGAGCTGCCCCCTCGAGATCATATGATATGatcatgaagttgttgttggttgGAGACTCCGGCGTAGGAAAGTCGTGTTTGTTGTTACgttttgttgaagacaaaTTCAACCCCTCGTTCATCACCACGATTGGGATCGACTTCAAGATTAGAACCATCGAAAGCAAAGgcaagaagatcaagttgcaaGTGTGGGACACTGCTGGCCAAGAGCGTTTCAGAACCATCACCACCGCCTACTACCGTGGAGCCATGGGTATTGTCTTGATTTACGACGTGACCGACTCCAGATCGTTCGAGAACGTGGACAACTGGTTCCAGACCGTGACACAACACGCCAATGAAGATGCACAGATCTTCTTGGTAGGCAACAAATGTGACGACGAGTCTAACAGACAAGTCTCCAAAGAGCAGGGCCAGGAATTGGctctgaaattgaacattCCTTTCTTGGAAGCCTCGGCAAAGAGCAACGAAAACGTTGACTCTATCTTCTACGAATTGGCCGGCATCATCCAAGATAAACATGTAGATGAACAGACTACTTCTGGTTCTGCAGGAGGCATTGATGTCTCGCTGAGCTCTAAGAGCGGtatcaagaacaactgTTGTTGA
- the NUFM gene encoding NADH-ubiquinone oxidoreductase (Similar to NADH dehydrogenase (ubiquinone) 1 alpha subcomplex, 5 NUFM [homo sapiens]~go_function oxidoreductase activity, acting on NADH or NADPH~go_component mitochondrial inner membrane~go_process electron transport), with product MKFTRVLRTAEEVLVKAASGYPTGLAGLYQHPNPRPALIALYNHTLKVLDQKYPKESIYKQSVEALTKNRLKIVEENEIVENIENKIGGGLIEEIVIQAHEELTLAQELAELKVWEELEEKPLEDQWVYFGKKV from the coding sequence ATGAAATTTACCAGAGTATTGAGAACTGCCGAGGAAGTGTTGGTCAAGGCAGCATCTGGATATCCCACCGGTTTGGCCGGTTTGTACCAGCACCCCAATCCTCGTCCAGCATTGATTGCCCTTTACAACCATACATTGAAGGTTTTGGACCAGAAGTACCCAAAGGAGTCGATCTACAAACAGTCTGTTGAGGCTTTAACAAAAAACAGATTGAAGATTGtcgaagaaaacgaaattGTCGAAAACATAGAAAACAAGATTGGAGGTGGtttgattgaagaaatcgttATACAGGCACATGAAGAGTTGACTTTGGCTCAGGAACTTGCTGAGTTGAAAGTATGggaggaattggaagaaaaacCTTTGGAAGACCAATGGGTGTACTTTGGCAAGAAGGTCTAG